From Fusarium fujikuroi IMI 58289 draft genome, chromosome FFUJ_chr07, a single genomic window includes:
- a CDS encoding probable Pre-mRNA-splicing factor CWC21, whose product MSDNVGLNTPRGSGTSGYVQRNLAQIKPRDYGAPYPKDLDSLRHKQRQPDKGILEHDRKREVEVKVFDLRDKLEEEEVDEDEIDRRCDELRQKLLAEMNSGRRGGQRKTFKQHQVHEMADAKIKESERLRKALKISADYEEGGHWKRQEERLRNALEKEEEKDEGDDRKSEPRD is encoded by the exons ATGTCTGACAACGTTGGTCTCAACACCCCCCGAGGTAGTGGCACCTCGGGCTACGTTCAACGCAACCTTGCTCAGATCAAGCCTCGCGACTACGGCGCTCCTTATCCCAAAGACCTCGATAGCTTGCGACACAAGCAACGGCAGCCAGACAAGGGGATCCTGGAGCATGACCGCAAGCGCGAAGTCGAAGTTAAGGTCTTTGACTTGAGGGacaagcttgaagaagaaga GGTtgacgaagacgagatcGATAGGCGATGCGACGAGCTCCGACAAAAACTCCTCGCCGAGATGAATTCTGGGAGGAGGGGCGGCCAAAGAAAGACATTTAAGCAACACCAGGTCCACGAGATGGCCgatgccaagatcaaggagagcGAACGACTACGGAAAGCATTGAAGATCAGCGCAGACTATGAAGAGGGAGGTCATTGGAAGCGCCAAGAAGAGAGGCTGCGCAATGCtttggagaaggaagaggagaaggatgaaggTGACGATAGGAAAAGTGAGCCAAGAGATTAG